From a region of the Candidatus Rhabdochlamydia porcellionis genome:
- the ptsP gene encoding phosphoenolpyruvate--protein phosphotransferase produces MSKKQEDKAQEIRVQGYSVSEGIAIGYPFFLENVDNPIPNFPITLNEVDQEIQRYHIALRCSREDLKKLSKYLTYKGSKEAATIIDAQIQILRDPCLTTQVEEKIRYMLQNIEAVFHSVITDYEIRFSCIKDSLFQDRWVDIVDLAKRVLRHLCFQGQTPWLNVPAESIIFAKDLIPSHAAVAEYPRVIAFVTEEGGTSSHTALIARSKGIPYVTCINLNNLRLCLIQCVIVDGYSGEIILNPNDKTLAEYQNRRNNLQKWVKKLHVNTDSILQTKDGHSIEVLANVGHLHDVEQLTKLGAKGVGLFRTEYLFFQNNHFSFSEEHQYEFYSKIIQKAVDMPVTIRVFDIGGDKIPQFLHSFNTDNSVSKYRGIRFLLLHKDIFRMQLRAILRVAYHGNVRILLPLISDLIELEESRILIEQVSQELSQEGALYKPNLPLGCMVEIPSAVFISGALARHCDFLSIGTNDLIQYSLGIDRSDYVESDFNYSIHPSIIRMIKMITSEAMQNKRDVSICGEIASNPLFVALLMGLGLRIFSCSPRYIPAIRYVIKQIHLKDAAILAQTVLEMDSSSQIFEVLQNYLNSIHIPAYLCDNLYSKK; encoded by the coding sequence ATGTCCAAAAAGCAAGAAGATAAAGCTCAAGAAATTCGGGTTCAAGGCTATTCGGTTAGCGAAGGAATTGCAATAGGTTATCCCTTTTTCCTGGAAAATGTAGACAACCCCATTCCTAATTTCCCCATTACATTAAATGAAGTTGATCAAGAGATCCAGCGTTATCACATAGCTTTAAGGTGCAGCAGAGAAGATCTTAAAAAACTTTCTAAATATTTAACCTATAAAGGTTCCAAAGAAGCCGCTACTATCATTGATGCGCAAATTCAAATTTTGAGAGATCCTTGTTTAACCACTCAAGTGGAAGAAAAGATTCGGTATATGCTGCAAAACATCGAAGCGGTTTTTCATTCTGTTATTACAGATTATGAGATTCGTTTTTCTTGTATAAAAGATAGCCTTTTTCAAGATAGATGGGTTGATATAGTAGACTTAGCAAAAAGAGTTCTTAGGCATCTTTGCTTTCAAGGGCAAACTCCTTGGCTTAATGTTCCAGCTGAGTCTATCATTTTTGCAAAAGATTTAATTCCTTCCCATGCAGCGGTTGCTGAATATCCTCGTGTGATTGCTTTTGTTACGGAAGAAGGAGGAACTAGTTCACATACAGCACTTATTGCTAGATCAAAAGGCATTCCTTATGTGACTTGTATTAATTTAAACAATCTACGCTTATGCCTGATCCAATGCGTTATTGTAGATGGATATAGTGGGGAAATTATTTTAAACCCTAATGATAAAACTTTAGCAGAATATCAGAATCGTAGAAACAATTTACAGAAATGGGTTAAGAAACTTCATGTGAATACAGATTCTATTTTACAAACAAAAGATGGGCATTCTATAGAAGTGTTAGCAAATGTAGGTCATCTACATGATGTTGAACAGTTGACAAAGCTGGGAGCTAAAGGGGTTGGTTTATTTCGTACAGAATATCTTTTCTTCCAAAATAATCATTTTTCTTTTTCAGAAGAACATCAATATGAGTTTTATTCGAAAATTATTCAGAAAGCTGTTGATATGCCAGTAACTATTCGTGTTTTTGATATTGGAGGAGATAAAATTCCACAGTTTCTACACTCCTTTAATACAGATAATTCTGTATCTAAATACCGAGGTATTCGTTTTCTTCTTTTACATAAAGATATTTTCCGTATGCAATTAAGAGCTATTTTACGAGTAGCATATCATGGAAATGTACGCATTTTATTACCTTTAATCAGCGATCTTATCGAACTAGAGGAATCGCGTATTTTGATAGAACAAGTGTCTCAAGAACTATCTCAAGAAGGGGCTTTATATAAACCAAATCTACCTTTAGGATGTATGGTTGAAATCCCATCTGCTGTATTCATTTCTGGTGCTTTAGCAAGACATTGTGATTTTTTATCTATTGGGACCAATGATCTTATACAATATAGCTTAGGAATAGATCGTAGCGATTATGTAGAAAGTGATTTCAATTATTCTATTCACCCGAGTATTATCCGTATGATTAAAATGATTACCTCTGAGGCTATGCAAAATAAAAGAGATGTCTCCATTTGCGGAGAGATTGCTTCTAACCCTCTTTTTGTTGCTCTATTGATGGGATTAGGACTGAGAATCTTTTCCTGTTCTCCTCGCTATATTCCAGCTATTAGATATGTGATTAAGCAAATTCATCTTAAAGATGCAGCTATTCTAGCACAAACAGTGTTGGAAATGGATTCTTCTTCACAAATTTTTGAGGTATTACAAAACTATCTTAACTCTATACATATTCCTGCATATTTGTGTGACAATCTTTATTCAAAAAAATAA
- a CDS encoding YbaB/EbfC family nucleoid-associated protein has translation MGSGYSKAKKQAKLMEQQLETMRNELQNKKVTGTSSASLVTVVLNGEKELLEIKIKPECLDPNDPEGVQDLIKAACEDGYRQLSSEPSPLPFGF, from the coding sequence ATGGGCAGCGGTTATTCAAAAGCAAAAAAACAAGCAAAGCTTATGGAGCAGCAACTCGAAACAATGCGCAATGAATTACAAAACAAAAAAGTAACAGGGACAAGCTCAGCTAGCCTTGTTACAGTTGTGTTAAATGGAGAAAAAGAACTTCTAGAAATAAAAATTAAACCAGAATGTTTAGATCCCAATGATCCTGAAGGGGTGCAAGATTTAATCAAAGCAGCTTGTGAAGATGGCTATCGACAGCTATCTAGTGAACCAAGCCCTCTTCCATTTGGCTTCTAA
- the dnaX gene encoding DNA polymerase III subunit gamma/tau yields the protein MSISYRKYRPQLFADVLGQDAIVTTLKNALYNSRLAHAYLFCGLRGTGKTSLLRILAKALNCQNLNAESEPCNQCSSCLDILNNCSLDVLEIDGASHRGIDDIRQMNETIGYAPTHGKYKIYIIDEVHMLTKEAFNALLKPLEEPPPTVKFIFATTESHKVLPTIISRCQRFDLNRISPELIIKKLKQILENLEISYEEEALFLISELSDGSLRDAESLLDQLICFDNSCITVKNATSTFALIDKSIFFKLDTAVEEYDLKVAFELSHDLFSSGKDFYYFINQLLQHYRNLIQYKLDRFPICLFGNQHSNYKASVAYYTLEQCLDILDYLIHWQQMISKISVKQILVETILLYIIRSKYRMHSSTLVQRLIQLESKLSIPATPSPEPLDPVVKPIENRKSSPSPTIQKPKSTPTSSPPAHQSRYDTLLRFAAVELEAVIKKES from the coding sequence GTGAGTATTTCTTATAGAAAATATAGACCACAGCTTTTTGCAGATGTGCTTGGACAAGATGCAATTGTTACTACCTTAAAAAATGCTCTTTATAATTCAAGGTTAGCTCATGCATATCTTTTTTGTGGATTAAGAGGTACGGGAAAAACTTCCCTCTTGCGGATTTTAGCAAAAGCGCTGAACTGCCAAAATCTCAATGCAGAATCTGAGCCTTGTAACCAGTGTAGTTCTTGTTTAGATATTTTAAACAATTGTTCTCTGGACGTATTGGAAATTGACGGAGCATCTCATAGAGGCATTGATGATATCCGTCAAATGAATGAGACAATTGGCTATGCTCCAACGCACGGTAAATATAAAATATATATTATCGATGAAGTACATATGCTAACAAAAGAAGCTTTTAATGCCCTTCTTAAACCTCTTGAAGAACCTCCTCCTACTGTTAAATTCATCTTTGCTACTACAGAGTCGCATAAAGTTCTGCCAACTATTATTAGTCGCTGCCAACGGTTTGATCTTAATCGCATCTCTCCTGAATTAATTATCAAAAAACTCAAACAAATTTTAGAAAATCTAGAAATTTCTTATGAAGAAGAAGCTCTTTTTTTGATTTCTGAGTTATCTGATGGATCATTACGAGACGCAGAATCCCTACTTGACCAACTTATCTGTTTTGACAACTCTTGCATTACTGTAAAAAATGCCACTTCTACTTTTGCTTTAATTGATAAATCTATCTTTTTTAAATTAGATACAGCAGTGGAAGAATACGATCTTAAAGTTGCTTTTGAGTTATCTCATGATCTCTTTTCAAGTGGTAAAGATTTTTATTATTTTATTAACCAACTTCTTCAGCATTACCGCAATTTAATCCAATATAAATTGGATCGTTTTCCTATTTGTTTATTCGGGAACCAGCACAGCAATTACAAAGCATCTGTTGCTTACTACACTTTGGAGCAATGCTTGGATATTTTAGATTATCTGATTCATTGGCAACAAATGATTAGTAAAATCTCTGTAAAACAAATCTTAGTTGAAACCATCTTGTTATATATCATTCGTTCTAAATACCGCATGCATTCTTCTACACTTGTGCAACGCCTTATTCAATTAGAATCTAAATTATCTATACCAGCTACTCCATCTCCTGAGCCATTAGATCCAGTAGTTAAACCAATAGAAAATAGAAAATCTTCACCTTCCCCGACTATTCAAAAACCAAAATCTACCCCTACATCTTCACCTCCTGCACATCAAAGCCGATACGATACCTTATTGCGATTTGCTGCTGTAGAACTAGAAGCTGTAATTAAAAAGGAGTCATAA
- a CDS encoding HD family phosphohydrolase, whose product MQEAEIEENQLDSRGWRKWFKGHEFAKRFVLFSLLLISLTFFINNREVLIDLPEVGSLAPRYISAQIAFDFPDLEATKILKQEAVRDISSFYRIDENQIRSYRKELELSLIQNPNWRSKLSKSTFENLYTVLDRLEEILIQAHFTNQRTLNKMHGLDIPTKGITVLSLARENIEEQQILPERFWQKLEERLKEIGHLNSEAIDFILAQFSKRFWLLQEDLSLERSIKHSIQDRVAPRYTHIEPGSQIIKVGERVSQRHLTMLKSMKHTLAESRNRWAFKTLLSSFLIALSLLISVIAFLNVFYREILQSVRKLALLVLIFILTLIFSSLAEHLLLSEENHLIEIVRIPILVPFASILICILFEAQLALIFSLFLLSLFSAVLAVNYIPFILINFIAMLTTVLFTHNLHKRRQIFSVFGKVWLSILLPILGLNLAKNALWGFNLIPDIMSCFVFLCTIAILTVALLPILESLFHITTDMSLMEYMDPNHELLHRLSLEAPGTYQHCLVVGHLAEAGARSIGANGIFCRVATLYHDIGKLFNPHYFTENQFGGFNIHQLLTPMESTQVIIAHVPEGEVLARKHHLPQGFIDIIREHHGTTMVYYFYCKQMEQMGSDANKVNEKLFRYPGPKPRSRESAIIMIADTIEAASRSMEELTEESITDMIDKLIDEKAEDGQFNESQLTFEELGKVKRAIIKSLIVTRHLRIKYPSRN is encoded by the coding sequence ATGCAAGAAGCAGAAATTGAAGAAAACCAATTAGATTCACGTGGATGGCGAAAGTGGTTTAAAGGCCATGAGTTTGCCAAACGGTTTGTCTTGTTTTCACTTTTGCTCATTTCTTTGACTTTTTTTATTAATAACCGAGAAGTTTTAATTGATTTACCCGAAGTTGGTAGTCTAGCACCGCGCTATATAAGTGCTCAAATCGCTTTTGATTTTCCAGATCTTGAAGCTACAAAAATATTAAAACAAGAAGCTGTAAGAGATATTAGTTCCTTCTATCGCATAGATGAAAATCAAATCCGCAGCTATCGCAAAGAATTAGAGCTTTCTTTAATTCAAAATCCAAATTGGCGTTCTAAATTAAGTAAAAGTACTTTTGAAAATCTTTATACTGTTTTGGATCGGTTAGAAGAAATTTTGATTCAGGCACATTTTACTAATCAACGCACCTTAAATAAAATGCATGGACTTGATATCCCTACCAAAGGAATTACTGTCCTTTCTCTAGCTAGAGAAAATATAGAGGAACAGCAGATTTTACCTGAGCGGTTTTGGCAGAAATTAGAAGAAAGATTAAAGGAAATTGGTCATTTAAATTCAGAGGCAATTGATTTTATTCTTGCACAGTTTTCTAAACGGTTTTGGCTTCTTCAAGAAGACCTTTCTCTAGAGCGCAGTATTAAACATAGTATTCAAGATCGAGTTGCTCCACGCTATACTCATATCGAACCGGGAAGTCAAATTATTAAAGTGGGTGAAAGAGTTTCTCAACGCCACCTAACAATGTTAAAATCTATGAAGCATACGTTAGCAGAATCTCGAAACCGATGGGCTTTTAAGACATTATTAAGCAGTTTTTTAATAGCTTTATCCTTACTCATTTCAGTCATTGCTTTTTTAAATGTTTTCTATCGTGAAATTTTACAATCGGTACGTAAATTAGCTCTTTTAGTGTTAATTTTTATTCTGACTTTAATTTTTTCTTCTTTAGCAGAGCATTTATTGCTATCTGAAGAAAATCATTTGATTGAGATTGTCCGTATTCCCATTCTAGTGCCTTTTGCCTCTATCTTAATATGTATTTTGTTTGAAGCTCAACTAGCTTTGATCTTTTCTTTATTTCTTTTATCTTTATTTTCAGCTGTTTTAGCGGTAAATTATATCCCTTTTATCTTAATCAATTTTATTGCGATGCTTACCACAGTTTTATTTACGCATAATTTGCATAAGAGAAGACAAATATTTTCTGTTTTTGGCAAGGTTTGGTTATCTATTCTTTTACCTATACTTGGTTTGAATTTAGCTAAAAATGCCTTATGGGGTTTTAATTTAATTCCAGACATAATGAGTTGTTTTGTGTTTTTATGTACAATTGCTATTCTTACGGTTGCTCTATTACCTATTTTAGAAAGCTTATTTCATATAACAACAGATATGAGTTTAATGGAGTATATGGATCCTAATCATGAGTTATTACATCGTTTGAGCTTAGAAGCACCAGGAACATATCAGCATTGTTTAGTTGTAGGGCATTTAGCAGAGGCAGGGGCTAGATCTATTGGAGCTAATGGGATTTTTTGCAGAGTAGCTACTCTATATCACGATATCGGCAAATTGTTTAACCCTCATTATTTTACAGAAAATCAATTTGGAGGATTTAATATCCATCAGCTACTTACTCCCATGGAATCAACGCAGGTAATTATTGCTCACGTGCCAGAAGGGGAAGTATTAGCTCGTAAACACCATCTTCCACAAGGATTTATCGATATTATTCGAGAGCATCATGGAACAACAATGGTTTACTATTTTTATTGTAAGCAAATGGAACAAATGGGCAGTGATGCGAATAAAGTAAATGAAAAGCTTTTTCGTTATCCAGGACCTAAACCACGTAGTAGAGAATCAGCAATTATTATGATTGCTGATACAATAGAAGCCGCTTCTCGTTCTATGGAAGAGCTTACAGAAGAATCCATTACAGATATGATTGATAAGTTAATAGATGAAAAAGCAGAAGATGGGCAATTTAATGAATCTCAATTAACATTTGAAGAATTGGGAAAAGTGAAAAGAGCGATTATTAAATCTTTAATTGTTACACGTCATCTACGCATTAAATATCCCTCTAGAAACTAG
- a CDS encoding SDR family NAD(P)-dependent oxidoreductase, producing MNYDLALVTGATSGLGRALCHALTQRNISLIAVGRNAQKLQLLAKEIPKPIRTVQVDLSQSNQRASLCALIQELCPDLVINNAGFGLYGSAVQQSLKLLQEMIQVNIQAVMECSIEAASALKKAKKPGLILNISSAAAFFSYPNFSVYAASKAFIYRFSEALDIELFAYHIRVLTVCPGQIATDFRKKASQNFPQKSDHLTLSCEKAVRLILKQIKQGKRVQIIDLRYRLIIFLAYLIPKSFLLSLLQKSLYKRYRKNF from the coding sequence ATGAATTATGATTTAGCCCTAGTCACTGGAGCTACATCTGGGCTAGGAAGAGCTTTATGTCATGCATTAACTCAAAGAAATATCTCTTTAATTGCAGTGGGTAGAAACGCCCAAAAACTACAACTTCTTGCTAAGGAAATACCAAAGCCGATTCGAACTGTGCAAGTAGATTTGAGCCAATCAAATCAAAGAGCTTCTCTTTGTGCATTGATTCAAGAACTCTGCCCTGATCTTGTGATTAACAATGCAGGATTTGGTTTATACGGCTCTGCTGTACAACAATCCTTAAAACTATTGCAGGAAATGATTCAAGTAAATATACAGGCTGTTATGGAGTGTTCTATAGAAGCTGCTTCAGCGTTAAAAAAAGCTAAAAAACCAGGATTGATCTTAAATATTTCATCAGCTGCTGCTTTTTTTTCTTATCCTAATTTCTCTGTATATGCAGCTAGCAAAGCATTTATCTATCGTTTTTCAGAAGCTCTAGATATAGAGCTATTCGCCTATCATATTCGTGTACTTACCGTCTGTCCCGGGCAAATAGCAACCGATTTTCGTAAAAAAGCCTCTCAAAACTTCCCTCAAAAATCAGATCATCTCACCCTATCTTGTGAAAAGGCAGTACGCCTGATCCTCAAACAAATTAAACAAGGAAAAAGAGTACAAATCATCGATCTAAGGTATCGTTTGATAATTTTTTTAGCTTACCTTATTCCTAAGAGCTTTTTGTTATCTCTCTTACAAAAATCTTTATATAAAAGATACAGAAAAAATTTCTAA
- a CDS encoding phospho-sugar mutase has translation MAIPADIQKRAETWLNSPFDPDTQNQVRLLMQKPQELIDAFFCDLSFGTGGMRGLMGVGTNRLNIYTIQRATQGLANYINQQKKTGKVVIGFDSRHHSKEFAEESAKVLAANQIQVFLINELRPTPYISFACRFMQADAAIMITASHNPAQYNGYKVYWSDGGQVVSPHDIGIMQEVEKISQPSQIHLSDLSNPVIQQIGNSLDQPYLQAIAPLQIFPEQDHQTGKDLKITYTSLHGTGSTIVPKALTQWGFDQIYLVKEQCQPDGSFPTVAFPNPEHKETFTMGLKYMLDTKSDLLIATDPDADRIGIAVLHRNKPILLDGNQVAAICADYLAQVLSSKHKIPARAAIITTIVSTQLLKSIAKRYKIEYREVLTGFKYIGELIHKWEQSQESPHFLFGAEESYGYLIGTHSRDKDAIVMSCLLAEIALYAKKQSQTLQDRLEKIYQTYGLFQEKQFSIDFASGKEGMEKIEKIMRQLRQNPPKAIAGIDVLYIEDYQKRIHFTLETKQEEALELPCSNVLAFGLKDQSRLIIRPSGTEPKIKIYLSTHLDSYSSLERGIDQCQIHLHTLLTNFKQFIV, from the coding sequence ATGGCAATTCCGGCAGATATTCAAAAACGTGCTGAGACTTGGCTAAATAGCCCTTTTGATCCTGACACACAAAACCAAGTGCGTTTGCTCATGCAAAAACCGCAAGAGCTCATCGATGCCTTTTTTTGTGATCTTTCTTTTGGAACAGGAGGCATGCGAGGGTTAATGGGAGTAGGGACTAATCGTTTAAATATTTATACTATTCAAAGAGCTACCCAAGGTTTAGCAAATTATATAAATCAACAAAAAAAAACAGGAAAAGTTGTCATTGGATTTGATAGCAGGCATCATTCTAAAGAATTTGCAGAAGAATCTGCAAAAGTACTTGCCGCTAACCAAATTCAAGTCTTTTTAATTAATGAATTGAGACCAACTCCTTATATTTCATTTGCTTGTCGTTTTATGCAAGCAGATGCTGCTATTATGATTACCGCTTCTCACAATCCCGCTCAATACAATGGATATAAGGTTTATTGGAGCGATGGCGGTCAAGTGGTATCTCCACATGATATAGGCATCATGCAAGAAGTAGAAAAAATATCGCAACCCTCACAAATCCATTTAAGTGATCTTTCTAACCCAGTCATCCAACAAATCGGAAACTCTTTAGACCAACCCTATTTACAAGCAATAGCCCCTCTACAGATTTTTCCCGAGCAAGATCATCAAACGGGTAAGGATTTGAAGATTACCTATACAAGCTTACACGGTACAGGCAGTACTATCGTGCCTAAAGCTTTAACACAGTGGGGTTTCGATCAAATCTATCTAGTTAAAGAGCAATGCCAACCTGATGGCTCTTTTCCCACTGTTGCTTTCCCAAATCCTGAGCATAAAGAAACATTTACAATGGGTCTGAAATATATGCTAGATACCAAGTCCGATCTCTTGATTGCAACAGATCCCGATGCAGATAGGATAGGAATTGCAGTTTTACATCGCAATAAACCTATCCTACTCGATGGAAATCAAGTAGCAGCTATTTGCGCAGATTATCTTGCTCAAGTATTGAGTTCAAAGCACAAAATACCAGCTAGAGCAGCAATTATTACAACCATTGTTTCAACACAACTCTTAAAAAGCATTGCAAAGCGCTACAAGATTGAGTATAGAGAAGTTCTTACTGGATTTAAATATATTGGCGAGCTGATTCACAAATGGGAACAATCTCAAGAAAGCCCTCATTTCCTATTCGGTGCTGAAGAGTCTTACGGCTATTTAATTGGCACTCACTCAAGAGATAAAGACGCTATTGTCATGTCTTGTTTACTTGCAGAAATTGCACTATACGCAAAAAAACAAAGCCAAACCCTACAAGATCGTTTAGAAAAAATTTATCAAACATATGGTCTTTTTCAAGAAAAGCAGTTTTCTATAGATTTTGCATCTGGTAAAGAAGGCATGGAAAAGATTGAGAAAATTATGCGGCAATTGAGACAAAACCCACCCAAAGCAATTGCAGGAATAGACGTACTCTATATAGAGGATTATCAAAAAAGAATACATTTTACCTTAGAAACCAAGCAAGAAGAAGCTTTAGAGTTACCTTGTTCTAATGTATTAGCTTTTGGATTAAAAGATCAGAGTCGCTTAATTATACGCCCCTCTGGAACAGAACCTAAAATAAAAATATATCTATCTACTCATCTAGATTCTTATTCTTCATTAGAACGAGGAATTGATCAATGTCAAATTCATTTACATACTTTATTAACCAACTTTAAGCAATTTATCGTATGA
- a CDS encoding YkgJ family cysteine cluster protein — MSEEWYKEGLSFHCTGCGKCCTGSPGYVWISDNEVEEISQFLQISFEECIKKYTRKVAGRLSLLEDYRSYDCIFLKDKSCQIYSIRPKQCRKFPWWPENLKTKKHWEEEAIRCEGINHTDAPLVSFEEIKKQLDS, encoded by the coding sequence ATGTCTGAAGAATGGTACAAAGAAGGTCTTAGTTTTCATTGTACAGGATGTGGTAAATGCTGCACAGGATCTCCTGGATATGTATGGATAAGCGATAACGAAGTGGAAGAAATTTCACAATTTTTACAAATAAGTTTTGAAGAATGCATAAAAAAGTACACTCGTAAAGTGGCAGGAAGACTCTCACTTTTAGAAGATTATCGTAGTTATGATTGTATTTTTCTAAAAGATAAGAGCTGTCAGATTTATTCTATTCGACCTAAGCAATGCCGTAAGTTCCCTTGGTGGCCAGAAAATCTAAAAACAAAAAAACATTGGGAAGAAGAAGCCATACGCTGTGAAGGGATAAACCACACTGATGCGCCTTTGGTTTCTTTTGAAGAAATAAAAAAACAATTAGACTCTTAA
- a CDS encoding metallophosphoesterase family protein translates to MVRCAHISDLHFAKPSWKIHHFFSKRWIGNANFYLRRRSQFCFENIQALPLLFKQLEVSKVLITGDLTTTSDKKEFLMAQAFIQRLEEQGLLVLLLPGNHDQYTKADFSHKTYYRFFPSHFSESTCNLKDDGLTVVKIGNKWSAIFLDTAIATPPLACYGFFSPELEKKLKQTLKQMPKDHSVLILNHFPLIYNEAPEKGLKRSEALCDLIKEFPRVNLYLHGHTHRHCIADLRQSNLPIILDSGSIIEKKMGSWNLIELHEKEFWVESFKIVNSKWQPTSRSYFKVNNV, encoded by the coding sequence ATGGTTCGTTGCGCTCATATTTCCGATCTGCATTTTGCAAAACCCTCTTGGAAAATTCATCATTTTTTTTCTAAGAGATGGATAGGGAATGCCAATTTCTACCTACGTAGACGATCTCAATTTTGTTTTGAAAATATACAAGCACTTCCCTTACTCTTTAAACAATTAGAAGTTTCTAAGGTACTGATTACAGGAGATCTAACTACCACCTCTGATAAAAAAGAGTTTTTAATGGCACAAGCTTTTATCCAAAGACTAGAGGAACAAGGCCTTTTAGTATTACTTCTCCCTGGCAATCACGATCAATATACAAAAGCTGATTTTTCCCATAAAACCTATTATCGTTTTTTCCCTTCTCATTTTTCTGAATCTACATGTAATTTAAAAGACGATGGGTTAACAGTTGTCAAAATAGGAAACAAATGGTCTGCTATTTTTTTAGATACCGCAATCGCTACTCCTCCTCTTGCGTGTTATGGTTTTTTTTCACCAGAGCTAGAAAAAAAATTAAAGCAAACCTTAAAGCAAATGCCTAAAGATCACAGCGTGTTAATTTTGAATCATTTTCCTCTCATTTATAATGAAGCTCCTGAAAAAGGCCTTAAACGCTCAGAGGCTTTATGCGATCTCATTAAAGAGTTTCCTCGGGTTAATTTATATCTACATGGGCATACCCATCGTCATTGTATTGCAGATCTTAGACAAAGCAATTTACCTATTATCTTAGATAGTGGATCTATTATAGAAAAAAAAATGGGCTCTTGGAATCTCATTGAACTACATGAAAAGGAATTTTGGGTCGAGAGTTTTAAAATCGTTAACAGCAAATGGCAACCCACTTCTCGCTCTTATTTTAAGGTTAATAATGTCTGA